From Ananas comosus cultivar F153 linkage group 8, ASM154086v1, whole genome shotgun sequence, one genomic window encodes:
- the LOC109714631 gene encoding uncharacterized protein LOC109714631, whose protein sequence is MSSTSQPKEEEKMSAKKDKKMSATSEPFLMDDDWTLTEVIFARAHRISTTVTHSDVVVTRWIGETVGGCGGGSSKPDQRPIVGLEVACQPNGNIVLLQLCVSNRCLIYQLLHRDHDTCPPYELFLFLNSTRFCFVGAGVEVVAYGLRREHGFFVRNKADLGDAAATRLGREDLRRAGLERLAREVMRVEMDTPAEVRRSEWWRRDLSHEQIACACARAFASYELGRILIKQS, encoded by the coding sequence ATGTCTTCAACGTCGCAACCGAAGGAGGAAGAGAAAATGTCGGCAAAGAAGGACAAGAAAATGTCGGCAACGAGCGAACCGTTCCTGATGGACGACGACTGGACCTTGACAGAGGTGATCTTTGCCCGTGCCCACCGCATCTCCACGACCGTCACCCACTCCGACGTCGTTGTCACAAGGTGGATCGGCGAAACAGTCggaggctgcggcggcggcagctCCAAGCCTGACCAACGCCCCATCGTCGGTCTGGAGGTCGCCTGTCAGCCGAACGGCAACATCGTGCTCCTCCAGCTCTGCGTCAGCAACCGCTGCCTCATCTACCAGCTGCTGCACCGCGACCACGACACCTGCCCGCCTTACGAGCTCTTTTTGTTCCTCAACAGCACCCGGTTCTGCTTCGTCGGGGCCGGCGTGGAGGTGGTGGCCTACGGGCTGCGGAGGGAGCACGGCTTCTTTGTGAGGAATAAGGCGGACCTCGGCGACGCGGCGGCGACGAGGCTGGGCCGGGAGGATCTGCGGCGGGCGGGGCTGGAGCGGCTGGCGAGGGAGGTGATGCGGGTGGAGATGGACACGCCGGCGGAAGTGCGGAGGAGCGAGTGGTGGCGGCGAGACCTGAGCCATGAGCAGATCGCCTGCGCGTGCGCCCGCGCCTTCGCCTCCTACGAGCTCGGGAGGATACTCATAAAACAAAGTTAA
- the LOC109714632 gene encoding uncharacterized protein LOC109714632 encodes MSATCRPILVNNDTTLAEVTFADAHHISTTVTHSSVIVAGWINETVQGCSGSGPCQRDLVGLEVACQRNGNIVLLQLCVGNRCLIYQLLHRDRNRDANPPRELFAFLDDARFFFVGAGVEVVAYSLQREHGFSVRNTADLGDTAAIRLGREDLRQAGLEQLAREVMRVEMDTPAEVRWSEWWQRDLSQEQIACACAEAFVSFELGRILSTTKPN; translated from the coding sequence atgtCTGCAACGTGCCGTCCTATCCTGGTGAACAACGACACGACCTTGGCAGAGGTGACCTTCGCCGATGCCCACCACATCTCCACGACCGTCACCCACTCCTCCGTCATTGTCGCAGGATGGATCAATGAAACCGTCCAAGGCTGCAGCGGCAGCGGCCCCTGCCAACGCGACCTCGTCGGTCTGGAGGTCGCCTGCCAGCGGAATGGCAACATCGTGCTCCTCCAGCTTTGCGTCGGCAACCGCTGCCTCATCTACCAACTGCTGCACCGCGACCGCAACCGCGACGCCAACCCCCCTCGCGAGCTCTTCGCGTTCCTTGATGACGCTCGGTTCTTCTTCGTTGGGGCCGGCGTGGAGGTTGTCGCTTACAGCCTGCAGAGGGAGCACGGCTTCTCGGTGAGGAATACGGCGGACCTTGGGGACACAGCGGCAATAAGGCTAGGCCGGGAGGATCTGCGGCAGGCCGGGCTGGAGCAGCTGGCGAGGGAGGTGATGCGGGTGGAGATGGACACGCCCGCGGAAGTGCGGTGGAGCGAGTGGTGGCAGCGAGACCTGAGCCAGGAGCAGATCGCCTGTGCATGCGCCGAGGCCTTCGTCTCTTTTGAGCTCGGCAGGATCCTCTCCACtacaaaaccaaattaa